Genomic DNA from Halomonas sp. BDJS001:
GTGATTGGTTAGTGAAAGCGCCGCCCTTAGGGGCGGCGCTTTTGTTTGTAGTGGTAGGGCGCTAATAGTTGTTCAGCAAGCTGGTTCGCATAGTCGTCAGGGACTATTAGATTTAAACTCTTTAGCCGCAATTGAGTTTTAAAAAACGATTAGTAATTGGGTGAAAATCAACTAGACTGTTGTCAGTTACTCTTTTTACAGGAATAATGTCCCTGCATTCTGAACTAGCGGGTGTCAAGGTTGTCAATTTGCACCTAAGTTAGATCCCATTCAGTTGAACCCCGTTCAGTTGGATACGCTATTAAAGGAACTCCTATGTCTTTACTTAACGAATATATCCAGAAAGAACAGCAGCTAAAGCAGCTTCAAGAAGATCTTCAGCGCTTAGAAGGCGATCAGCGTCTGAAAGGCGAGTTGGAATTTAAGGCTAAACTTGAAGCGCTAATGAATGAGTTCGGCAAGCGTCCGGGTGATGTTATTGCCTTATTAGATCCGACTGCTGACCAGCGGAGCGCTAAAACCACAGCGAGTGGCAATGCCCGTCGTAAGCGCCGCCTTAAAATTTACAAAAACCCTAAAACAGGGGAAGTAATCGAAACTCGCGGCGGCAACCATAAAGGACTGCGTAGCTGGAAAGACCAGTACGGCGATGAAACCGTTGAGTCCTGGTTGGAGCGCATGGAAGACTAAGCTATCTCATCACCGGCATTTCTGTACAGGAATGCCGGTTTTCTATTGCCATACGCTTTTGGCTATACTCCAGTGCCGTTACCCCCATTACTAACCTATTAATGGGATGCGAAGTTCTAAATGGTTTGCTTTCCATAATACCTGCGGAGGGTGGCCGCTAACGTGCCAAACATCCTGCCTGTTGAGCAGATACATGATGGTATGCGTTAAGGCTCCATAAAGGCCAGCTAAATTGTCAAAACAGGTGCTCGCGTAGTAATGAGTAGGAATGTCGACCCGTCGATAAAGAACAGGCAGTGCAATGTCTTGTGCATTGTCCGTATCCGATAGGTATAGACCAATGTCGGTACGGTAAGAGTGGAAAGATTCATTATTAAGTGCATTGATTCTGTCGGCGAGTATGTCAGGCAGTGCGATGATGGTCGTAGATCGCCGCAGCCGCGTCTGTAAGCACGCTAGCTGCATAGCGTGATAGCTTTCATCTCCTAGCCCCTTAATATGCTCGGGAGCCTTGTAGAGGCGCATTAGGATCATTTGGCGCCCCGTGGTTTTTTCGATACGCGTGTTAAAACCATGAGGTGGCACATGGCGATGGAAAGTGGTTTTCAGCTTTAGGCGGAAATTGCGCGGGCTGAACTGATAACGACGTTGGAATGCCCGTGAGAAAGACGAGTGGTTTTGGTACCCGCAACGTATTGCAATTTGCGCTATATTGAGAGGAGTAAGCGCAAGCAGCACTGCCGCGCGTTCCAGTCGCCTTATTTCACGATAAGCGCTAGGTGAAATGTGAAAGCTTTGCCGAAATTGGCGCCGGACTTGAGAAGACGAATACCCTATGTGATTAGCAAGGTCTTCGATACCGAGTGACTTATCGAGTGTATCCTGCAGCCAGATCTCAGCTCGTGTCATCGCGTTGAACATTATCTGGCCTCTCATGCGTGAATCGTACAGGTCGTGCTTATCTCGCCTGTAGTGCACTCTCCCAGTGCGTTAGTGTTGGTAACCTAGCTGAAGGAAAAATTCAGCCTACAGATAAGAGTCGTGTCTCTATTCAGGCTACTTGTAGGTAATGTTGATGCGAAGCATCGATTTAATGAGTTGTCGCTGACTGTGCCATGTTTGATAAATGTGCTGGTTACCCTCATATACGTAATGATGATGCCTTTATGCTGGCAACTGGGTGGCAAAGGCAAGTTTGCTCGTTACCTTTACGCGTTTGTGCACAGTTTTTGCCAAAAAATGCGACATTGGCAGTCATATCGACCATTTCAAGCAAGGTGTAAATGAAACATCGATGAAATATCAAAAGGTTCAAAAGCCGATAGATGAGCGTGAGAAGCTGCGTAAGTTTCGTGAATTAGACGATGCTTTTGCCCAGGCCTTACGCCAATTAGATGATCCAGAAAGCGATTTTGATATACCGACAGGCCCGCCGGTACGCTCGCTTGCGGCACTGGAACAAGAAGATGAAGAAGCCCAGCAGAAAGAACAGCAACATGAGCGGGAGCGTATTTTTAAACAGCGCTTTGAAGCTCTGTTGAGCGAGTATGGCATGGATCATAATGACCTGGCCGAGC
This window encodes:
- a CDS encoding histone-like nucleoid-structuring protein, MvaT/MvaU family: MSLLNEYIQKEQQLKQLQEDLQRLEGDQRLKGELEFKAKLEALMNEFGKRPGDVIALLDPTADQRSAKTTASGNARRKRRLKIYKNPKTGEVIETRGGNHKGLRSWKDQYGDETVESWLERMED
- a CDS encoding helix-turn-helix transcriptional regulator; this translates as MFNAMTRAEIWLQDTLDKSLGIEDLANHIGYSSSQVRRQFRQSFHISPSAYREIRRLERAAVLLALTPLNIAQIAIRCGYQNHSSFSRAFQRRYQFSPRNFRLKLKTTFHRHVPPHGFNTRIEKTTGRQMILMRLYKAPEHIKGLGDESYHAMQLACLQTRLRRSTTIIALPDILADRINALNNESFHSYRTDIGLYLSDTDNAQDIALPVLYRRVDIPTHYYASTCFDNLAGLYGALTHTIMYLLNRQDVWHVSGHPPQVLWKANHLELRIPLIG